One Sphaerisporangium krabiense DNA segment encodes these proteins:
- the coaA gene encoding type I pantothenate kinase yields the protein MEAPSPYVELSREEWRELRRNTPLTLTAGELEELRGVDDPIDLTEVTDIYLPLTRLLNLHFTGARQRSAAVNTFLGDDQAPPPYILGIAGSVAVGKSTTARLLHTLLARWPEHSRVELITTDSFLYPNKVLDERGIAHRKGFPESYDRRALVRFVAEVKAGVPEVHAPVYSHLEYDIVPGAVQTVRRPDILLVEGLNVLQPAPPAALAVNDYFDFSIYVDARVEDIRTWYVDRFHKLRRTAFADPKSYFSYIAELSDEEATRFARNVWRDVNELNLVENIAPTRGRAGLVLHKGADHAVRRVRLRRT from the coding sequence ATGGAGGCACCTAGTCCGTACGTCGAGCTCAGCCGCGAGGAATGGCGGGAGCTGCGCAGGAACACGCCTCTCACGCTGACGGCCGGGGAGCTGGAAGAGCTGCGCGGCGTGGACGACCCGATCGACCTGACCGAGGTCACCGACATCTACCTTCCGCTGACCCGGCTGCTGAACCTGCACTTCACCGGCGCACGGCAGCGCAGCGCGGCGGTCAACACCTTCCTCGGCGACGACCAGGCCCCGCCGCCGTACATCCTCGGCATCGCGGGCAGCGTCGCGGTGGGCAAGTCGACGACCGCGCGGCTGCTGCACACCCTGCTGGCCCGCTGGCCCGAGCACTCCCGGGTGGAGCTGATCACCACCGACTCCTTCCTGTACCCCAACAAGGTGCTGGACGAGCGGGGCATCGCCCACCGCAAGGGCTTCCCGGAGAGCTATGACCGCAGGGCGCTGGTCCGCTTCGTCGCCGAGGTCAAGGCCGGCGTCCCCGAGGTCCACGCCCCGGTCTACAGCCACCTGGAGTACGACATCGTGCCCGGGGCCGTGCAGACGGTGCGCAGACCCGACATCCTCCTCGTCGAGGGGCTGAACGTCCTGCAGCCCGCTCCCCCGGCGGCGCTGGCCGTCAACGACTACTTCGACTTCTCCATCTACGTGGACGCCAGGGTCGAGGACATCCGCACCTGGTACGTCGACCGGTTCCACAAGCTGCGGCGCACCGCCTTCGCCGACCCCAAGTCCTACTTCTCCTACATCGCCGAGCTGTCGGACGAGGAGGCGACCCGCTTCGCGCGAAACGTCTGGCGGGACGTCAACGAGCTCAACCTGGTCGAGAACATCGCCCCCACGCGCGGGCGCGCGGGGCTGGTGCTGCACAAGGGCGCGGACCACGCCGTGCGCAGGGTCCGCCTGCGCCGTACCTAG
- a CDS encoding CAP domain-containing protein, protein MGLLACLTAALLAGVVVSRLDPPEPPAVEVYLQTGTPAPTPARGRLLAAPEAAATKLPSLGRVLRPSAPSTAAPHPSPTPTRSAKPRDTIDGTGSRIPADANVGTASGSEETGPPEGAVPASRLEAAAVALTNQERTRKGCAPLRSDPRLARAARAHSRDMAARNYFGHTSSDGGSPWDRMARAGYSASAAENIARGYQSAEEAVRGWMANSGHRRNILNCQIKTVGVGVAYGSGDIWWTQDFGYS, encoded by the coding sequence GTGGGCCTGCTGGCATGCCTGACGGCGGCCCTGCTCGCCGGCGTCGTCGTCTCCCGCCTCGACCCGCCAGAGCCCCCCGCCGTCGAGGTCTACCTGCAGACCGGCACACCCGCGCCCACCCCCGCGCGCGGCCGCCTGCTCGCCGCGCCCGAGGCCGCCGCCACCAAGCTGCCGTCGCTCGGCCGCGTGCTGCGCCCGAGCGCGCCCTCCACCGCGGCGCCGCACCCCAGCCCCACGCCCACCCGGTCCGCCAAGCCCCGCGACACCATCGACGGCACCGGGTCGCGCATCCCCGCCGACGCCAACGTGGGCACGGCCAGCGGCAGCGAGGAGACCGGCCCGCCCGAGGGCGCCGTGCCCGCGTCCCGCCTGGAGGCCGCGGCCGTCGCGCTCACCAACCAGGAACGGACCCGCAAGGGCTGCGCGCCCCTGCGGAGCGACCCCCGCCTCGCCCGCGCCGCCCGCGCCCACAGCCGCGACATGGCCGCGCGCAACTACTTCGGCCACACCTCCTCGGACGGCGGCAGCCCGTGGGACCGCATGGCCCGCGCCGGCTACAGCGCCAGCGCCGCCGAGAACATCGCCCGCGGCTACCAGAGCGCGGAGGAGGCCGTGCGCGGCTGGATGGCCAACAGCGGCCACCGCAGGAACATCCTGAACTGCCAGATCAAGACGGTGGGCGTCGGGGTCGCCTACGGCTCGGGCGACATCTGGTGGACCCAGGACTTCGGCTATTCCTGA
- a CDS encoding ABC transporter permease subunit — translation MNSVVAGITYRAVLGRRRVLLLLLLPLLLIGLAILLRALGSTSESAAVRLMQVYAVGTMLPLLGLIAGTGTIAPEIDDGTIIHLLSKPIPRPVIAVTKFAVAASLLALFAAVPTYVAGYIILGDEAGIAAGFALGALVGGIAYAGVFLFLGVVTRHAVTVGIIYAVVWENLVGGYVQGAKNLSIQQWAQTIAAQVSTSNFFEATVSMGFAVPAVLIVTVGSVLWAGRRLRTVSLAGEE, via the coding sequence ATGAACTCCGTCGTCGCCGGAATCACCTACCGCGCCGTGCTCGGGCGCCGCAGGGTGCTGCTGCTGCTCCTGCTGCCGCTGCTGCTCATCGGCCTGGCGATCCTGCTGCGCGCGCTCGGCAGCACCAGCGAGAGCGCCGCCGTCCGCCTCATGCAGGTGTACGCCGTGGGCACGATGCTGCCGCTGCTCGGGCTGATCGCCGGGACGGGCACCATCGCGCCCGAGATCGACGACGGCACGATCATCCACCTGCTGTCCAAGCCGATCCCGCGGCCGGTGATCGCCGTCACCAAGTTCGCCGTGGCGGCCTCGCTGCTCGCGCTGTTCGCCGCCGTGCCCACCTACGTCGCCGGGTACATCATCCTCGGCGACGAGGCCGGCATCGCGGCGGGCTTCGCGCTCGGCGCGCTGGTCGGCGGCATCGCCTACGCGGGGGTGTTCCTGTTCCTCGGCGTCGTCACCCGGCACGCCGTCACCGTCGGCATCATCTACGCCGTGGTGTGGGAGAACCTCGTCGGCGGCTACGTGCAGGGCGCCAAGAACCTCTCCATCCAGCAGTGGGCGCAGACCATCGCCGCGCAGGTCAGCACGTCGAACTTCTTCGAGGCCACGGTCAGCATGGGCTTCGCCGTGCCCGCCGTGCTGATCGTCACGGTCGGGTCGGTGCTGTGGGCCGGCCGGCGGCTGCGCACCGTCTCGCTCGCCGGCGAGGAGTGA
- a CDS encoding NAD(P)H-hydrate dehydratase → MLSAYTSDEIRAAERELMARLPDGTLMRRAATGLAATCAGLLPRVYGGRVVVLAGGGDNGGDALYAGAALARRGARVHAILAGRTAHEGGLGELRRAGGRVAEARSGDAVLMEDLIVRADLVMDGLAGIGGAGPLREPYATLARLCRRAEGVVVAVDVPSGVDASTGEVAGEAVRADVTVTFGAVKIGLLIDPGASHVGALTPFDIGLRPWLPEPGVVALTGADVAARLPRPGPESDKYRRGVVGVVAGSDRFTGAAVLTVGGAVRAGAGLVRFASSAEPVARVRARWPEAVTTVLAPGEGIGEVGRVQAWVLGPGMGTGEDAHALARSVLGSDVPVIVDADGLTLVARDRSLLRREAPTLLTPHTGELGRLLGVPSGEIEAARLRHARRAAEELSVTVLVKGSTTLVAEEGRPVRANLTGTPWLATGGTGDVLAGIAGAFLAAGMTCYEAASCAAHVHGLAARMAAGGPGEGEAPVAALDVALELPAALRSLTVG, encoded by the coding sequence ATGCTGAGCGCGTACACCTCCGACGAGATCAGGGCCGCCGAGCGGGAACTCATGGCCCGCCTCCCCGACGGCACGCTCATGCGGCGGGCCGCCACCGGCCTCGCGGCCACGTGCGCGGGCCTGCTCCCCCGCGTGTACGGCGGGCGCGTCGTCGTGCTGGCGGGCGGCGGCGACAACGGCGGCGACGCCCTGTACGCGGGGGCGGCGCTGGCCCGCAGGGGAGCGCGGGTCCACGCGATCCTCGCCGGTCGCACGGCGCACGAGGGCGGGCTCGGCGAGCTGCGCCGCGCGGGCGGCCGCGTCGCCGAGGCCCGCTCCGGGGACGCCGTCCTGATGGAGGACCTGATCGTCCGGGCCGACCTGGTCATGGACGGCCTGGCGGGCATCGGCGGCGCCGGGCCGCTGCGCGAGCCGTACGCCACGCTGGCCCGGCTGTGCCGGCGGGCCGAGGGCGTCGTCGTCGCGGTGGACGTGCCGAGCGGCGTGGACGCGAGCACCGGCGAGGTCGCGGGCGAGGCCGTGCGCGCCGACGTCACGGTGACCTTCGGAGCGGTCAAGATCGGCCTGCTGATCGACCCGGGCGCGAGCCACGTGGGCGCGCTCACCCCCTTCGACATCGGGCTTCGTCCCTGGCTGCCCGAGCCGGGCGTGGTCGCGCTCACCGGCGCCGACGTCGCCGCCCGCCTGCCGCGGCCGGGCCCGGAGTCCGACAAGTACCGCCGGGGCGTGGTCGGCGTCGTCGCCGGCAGCGACCGCTTCACCGGCGCCGCCGTGCTGACCGTGGGCGGGGCCGTGCGCGCGGGGGCGGGGCTGGTGCGCTTCGCGAGCTCCGCCGAGCCCGTCGCGCGGGTCAGGGCCCGCTGGCCCGAGGCCGTGACCACGGTCCTCGCGCCGGGCGAGGGCATCGGCGAGGTGGGGCGGGTGCAGGCGTGGGTGCTCGGCCCCGGCATGGGCACCGGCGAGGACGCCCACGCGCTCGCCAGGTCCGTCCTCGGCAGCGACGTGCCCGTGATCGTGGACGCCGACGGCCTCACCCTGGTCGCCCGGGACCGCTCCCTGCTGCGCCGCGAGGCCCCCACGCTCCTCACCCCGCACACCGGCGAGCTCGGCCGCCTGCTCGGCGTCCCCTCGGGCGAGATCGAGGCCGCCCGGCTGCGCCACGCGCGGCGGGCCGCCGAGGAGCTGAGCGTGACCGTGCTGGTCAAAGGGTCGACTACGCTGGTCGCCGAGGAGGGCAGGCCGGTCCGCGCGAACCTCACGGGCACCCCCTGGCTGGCCACCGGCGGCACGGGCGACGTGCTCGCCGGCATCGCGGGAGCCTTCCTCGCGGCGGGCATGACCTGCTACGAGGCCGCCTCGTGCGCGGCCCACGTCCACGGCCTCGCCGCCCGCATGGCGGCCGGCGGCCCCGGCGAGGGCGAGGCGCCCGTCGCGGCGCTCGACGTCGCCCTGGAGCTCCCCGCGGCGCTCCGCTCCCTGACGGTGGGCTGA
- a CDS encoding holo-ACP synthase: MIVGIGVDIVEIARLATALERTPKLRERLFTEVEIGLPIASLAARFAAKEAAAKALGAPPGLAHKDAEITTAALGRPILRLKGRVDELARELGVRWWHVSLSHDGGFAIAYVVAEG, translated from the coding sequence GTGATCGTCGGCATCGGCGTGGACATCGTCGAGATCGCCCGCCTCGCCACCGCGTTGGAACGTACCCCTAAGCTCCGCGAGCGTCTGTTCACCGAGGTCGAGATCGGTCTGCCCATCGCCTCGCTGGCCGCGCGCTTCGCCGCCAAGGAGGCCGCGGCCAAGGCGCTCGGCGCGCCGCCCGGCCTGGCCCACAAGGACGCCGAGATCACCACGGCGGCCCTCGGGCGTCCCATCCTCAGGCTCAAGGGCCGGGTCGACGAGCTGGCGCGCGAACTCGGCGTGCGGTGGTGGCACGTCTCGCTCAGCCACGACGGCGGGTTCGCGATCGCGTACGTGGTCGCGGAAGGGTGA
- a CDS encoding ABC transporter permease, with the protein MSEPSPAATVPGSPAAPTGVIHDIGYRHYEGRRLGRGASLAALTLHSLRGLFGLGRTARAKIMPFLLAGIMLLPAVVSIAIMVVAKQQGVAYPTFAVAMQAVLAVFLAAQAPYLVAPDLRFRVLPLYLSRPVTKGDYITAKLTAMTIAMFLLVAVPITVTYIGELLVDMPGPPHTKEYFAALAGAVVFAVLLGCLGVAIASFTPRRGLGVAAVIAVYLLTSGVSAVLVGVLMSVSRDSAAAWAWLVNPFFLVDCLQVWLFGTTPNNDGGYPPDAGGPVALVAIVALIALSVTALVLRYRKAAAS; encoded by the coding sequence GTGTCTGAGCCGTCCCCGGCGGCGACCGTCCCCGGGTCCCCCGCCGCGCCCACCGGTGTCATCCACGACATCGGCTACCGCCACTACGAGGGCCGGCGGCTCGGCCGTGGCGCCTCGCTGGCCGCGCTGACCCTCCACAGCCTGCGCGGCCTGTTCGGGCTCGGCCGCACCGCGCGCGCCAAGATCATGCCGTTCCTGCTGGCCGGGATCATGCTGCTGCCGGCCGTCGTGTCCATCGCGATCATGGTCGTGGCGAAGCAGCAGGGCGTCGCCTATCCGACGTTCGCGGTGGCCATGCAGGCCGTGCTCGCGGTCTTCCTCGCCGCCCAGGCGCCCTACCTGGTCGCGCCGGACCTGCGGTTCCGGGTGCTGCCGCTGTACCTGTCGCGCCCGGTGACCAAGGGCGACTACATCACGGCCAAGCTCACCGCCATGACGATCGCGATGTTCCTGCTCGTCGCGGTGCCGATCACCGTCACCTACATCGGCGAGCTGCTCGTCGACATGCCCGGCCCGCCGCACACCAAGGAGTACTTCGCCGCGCTCGCCGGCGCGGTCGTCTTCGCGGTGCTGCTGGGGTGCCTCGGGGTCGCGATCGCCTCGTTCACCCCGCGGCGCGGGCTCGGCGTCGCGGCGGTCATCGCGGTCTACCTGCTGACCTCCGGCGTCTCCGCCGTGCTCGTCGGCGTGCTGATGTCGGTCAGCCGTGACTCCGCCGCGGCCTGGGCGTGGCTGGTCAACCCGTTCTTCCTGGTGGACTGCCTCCAGGTCTGGCTGTTCGGCACCACGCCCAACAACGACGGCGGCTATCCCCCGGACGCCGGCGGGCCCGTCGCCCTGGTGGCCATCGTGGCGTTGATCGCCCTGAGCGTGACCGCCCTCGTCCTCCGCTACCGCAAGGCGGCCGCATCATGA
- the rplM gene encoding 50S ribosomal protein L13 → MRTFTPKATDVERQWYVIDATDVVLGRLATQVATLLRGKHKPIFAPHVDTGDFVIVINADKVALTGNKLEQKKAYRHSGYPGGLRSVSYAELMEKRPDRAVEKAVKGMLPKNSLGRKMAKKLKVYAGAEHPHQAQQPVPFELTKIAQ, encoded by the coding sequence GTGCGCACGTTCACCCCTAAGGCCACCGACGTAGAGCGTCAGTGGTACGTCATCGACGCCACCGACGTCGTGCTGGGTCGGCTGGCCACCCAGGTCGCGACGCTGCTCCGCGGTAAGCACAAGCCGATCTTCGCCCCGCACGTCGACACCGGTGACTTCGTCATCGTCATCAATGCCGACAAGGTGGCCCTGACCGGCAACAAGCTGGAGCAGAAGAAGGCGTACCGCCACTCGGGCTACCCCGGCGGCCTCCGCTCGGTGTCCTACGCCGAGCTGATGGAGAAGCGGCCGGACCGCGCCGTCGAGAAGGCCGTGAAGGGCATGCTGCCCAAGAACTCCCTCGGCCGGAAGATGGCCAAGAAGCTCAAGGTCTACGCCGGCGCCGAGCACCCGCACCAGGCGCAGCAGCCGGTCCCCTTCGAGCTCACCAAGATCGCCCAGTAG
- a CDS encoding ABC transporter ATP-binding protein, whose amino-acid sequence MIIELRQVSRWYGNVVAVNDVTMTIGPGVTGLLGPNGAGKSTLLHMMAGFLAPSTGSATLDGKTIWRNHQIYRSIGLVPEREAVYGFLTGWQFVLSSARLHRLPSPEDAAAKALAMVEMEGAKDRRVETYSKGMRQRVKVAAALVHDPKVLLLDEPFNGMDPRQRLHLMDLVKDLGAAGRTILFSSHILEEVERVAQHIEVLVAGRHAASGDFREIRRRMTDRPHLFRVRSSDDRRLAAALIADASSGAVSLGAEGLEVQAVDFRRFTWLLPRVARDAGVSVWQVSPADEDLESVFSYLISGSTR is encoded by the coding sequence ATGATCATCGAACTCCGGCAGGTCTCCCGCTGGTACGGCAACGTGGTCGCGGTCAACGACGTCACGATGACCATCGGCCCCGGCGTGACCGGGCTGCTCGGCCCGAACGGCGCGGGAAAGTCCACCCTGCTCCACATGATGGCCGGCTTCCTGGCCCCCTCCACCGGCTCGGCGACCCTCGACGGGAAGACGATCTGGCGCAACCACCAGATCTACCGCTCCATCGGGCTGGTCCCCGAGCGCGAGGCCGTGTACGGCTTCCTGACCGGCTGGCAGTTCGTGCTGTCCAGCGCCCGCCTGCACCGCCTGCCGTCCCCGGAGGACGCCGCGGCCAAGGCCCTCGCCATGGTCGAGATGGAGGGCGCGAAGGACCGCCGCGTCGAGACCTACTCCAAGGGCATGCGCCAGCGGGTCAAGGTCGCCGCCGCGCTGGTCCACGACCCGAAGGTCCTGCTGCTGGACGAGCCGTTCAACGGCATGGACCCGCGCCAGCGCCTCCACCTGATGGACCTCGTCAAGGACCTCGGCGCCGCCGGGCGCACCATCCTGTTCAGCAGCCACATCCTGGAGGAGGTCGAGCGGGTCGCCCAGCACATCGAGGTGCTCGTCGCCGGACGCCACGCCGCCTCCGGCGACTTCCGCGAGATCCGCCGCCGCATGACCGACCGGCCCCACCTGTTCCGCGTGCGCTCCAGCGACGACCGGCGGCTGGCCGCCGCGCTGATCGCCGACGCCTCCTCGGGCGCGGTCTCCCTCGGCGCGGAGGGCCTGGAGGTCCAGGCCGTGGACTTCCGCAGGTTCACCTGGCTGCTGCCGAGGGTCGCCCGCGACGCCGGGGTCTCGGTCTGGCAGGTCTCCCCCGCCGACGAGGACCTTGAGAGCGTCTTCTCCTACCTGATCTCCGGGAGCACCCGATGA
- the glmM gene encoding phosphoglucosamine mutase: protein MTGRLFGTDGVRGVAGRDLTAELAMDLSVAAAHVLGDAGAFESSVGRRGRPVAVVGRDPRASGEFLEAAVVAGLASSGVDVLRLGVLPTPAVAYLTSALGADLGVMLSASHNPAPDNGIKFFARGGFKLPDAVENDIERRLGEKWNRPVGAAVGRVRDAYGEADRYVSHVLTSVDGRLEGLRLVVDCAHGAAHMVAPEALRRAGAVVETIGAAPDGLNINEGVGSTHLDALRTAVVERGADAGVAYDGDADRCLAVTASGEVVDGDQIMAVLALAMREDGTLAKDTVVATIMSNLGFKIAMRKAGLTMVETAVGDRYVLEAMKAGGYNFGGEQSGHVVMLDHATTGDGLLTSLHLLARVARSGRSLGDLASVMTRLPQVLVNVRDVSKIKAETSVELASAVREAESSLGDSGRVVIRPSGTEPMVRVMVEAESQDEAERIAGRLAEVVRATCA, encoded by the coding sequence TTGACGGGCCGGCTGTTCGGCACCGATGGAGTCCGTGGGGTCGCGGGCCGCGACCTCACGGCCGAGCTCGCCATGGACCTGTCGGTCGCGGCGGCTCATGTCCTCGGCGACGCCGGAGCATTCGAGTCGAGCGTCGGGCGGCGTGGCCGCCCGGTCGCCGTCGTGGGCCGGGACCCTCGCGCCTCAGGAGAATTCCTGGAGGCCGCGGTGGTCGCCGGCCTCGCGTCGTCTGGAGTGGACGTGCTGCGCCTCGGCGTGCTGCCCACCCCGGCCGTCGCCTACCTGACGTCGGCGCTCGGCGCCGACCTCGGGGTCATGCTGTCCGCCTCGCACAACCCGGCGCCGGACAACGGCATCAAGTTCTTCGCCCGTGGCGGCTTCAAGCTGCCGGACGCGGTGGAGAACGACATCGAGCGGCGGCTCGGTGAGAAGTGGAACCGTCCGGTCGGCGCCGCCGTCGGCCGCGTGCGCGACGCCTACGGCGAGGCCGACCGTTATGTCTCGCACGTCCTGACGAGCGTCGACGGCCGCCTGGAGGGCCTGCGCCTGGTCGTGGACTGCGCGCACGGCGCCGCGCACATGGTCGCCCCCGAGGCGCTGCGCCGCGCGGGCGCCGTGGTGGAGACCATCGGCGCCGCCCCCGACGGCCTCAACATCAACGAGGGCGTCGGGTCCACGCACCTGGACGCGCTGCGCACGGCCGTCGTGGAGCGCGGCGCCGACGCGGGCGTGGCCTATGACGGCGACGCCGATCGCTGCCTGGCCGTGACGGCCTCCGGCGAGGTGGTGGACGGCGACCAGATCATGGCGGTCCTGGCGCTGGCCATGCGCGAGGACGGCACGCTGGCCAAGGACACGGTCGTGGCCACGATCATGTCCAACCTCGGCTTCAAGATCGCCATGCGCAAGGCCGGGCTGACCATGGTGGAGACCGCGGTCGGCGACCGGTACGTCCTGGAGGCGATGAAGGCCGGGGGGTACAACTTCGGCGGCGAGCAGTCCGGCCACGTCGTGATGCTCGACCACGCGACGACCGGGGACGGCCTCCTCACCTCGCTGCACCTGCTCGCGCGGGTCGCCCGGTCGGGCCGCTCCCTGGGAGACCTGGCCTCGGTCATGACCCGGCTGCCGCAGGTGCTGGTCAACGTGCGCGACGTGTCCAAGATCAAGGCCGAGACGTCCGTGGAGCTGGCCTCCGCCGTGCGGGAGGCGGAGAGCTCGCTCGGCGACTCCGGCCGCGTGGTGATCAGGCCGAGCGGCACCGAGCCGATGGTCCGCGTGATGGTCGAGGCCGAGTCCCAGGACGAGGCCGAGCGCATCGCCGGACGGCTGGCCGAGGTCGTGCGCGCCACCTGCGCCTGA
- the rpsI gene encoding 30S ribosomal protein S9: protein MAEPTGVETPFEGELDFADPSGEEFPSEYTSESAPSSDVAARKPITTGNSYGTGRRKEAIARVRIVPGTGKWTINGRSLENYFPNKVHQQIVNEPFVTLGAEDQFDVFVRIDGGGVTGQAGAVRMGLARALTALDTETNRPPLKKAGFLTRDAREKERKKYGLKKARKAPQYSKR from the coding sequence GTGGCCGAGCCCACCGGTGTCGAGACGCCCTTCGAGGGCGAGCTGGACTTTGCGGACCCCTCCGGTGAGGAGTTCCCGTCCGAGTACACCAGCGAGTCCGCTCCGAGCAGTGACGTCGCCGCGCGTAAGCCCATCACCACGGGCAACTCGTACGGCACCGGCCGTCGCAAGGAAGCGATCGCCCGTGTCCGCATCGTGCCGGGGACCGGCAAGTGGACCATCAACGGTCGCTCGCTGGAGAACTACTTCCCCAACAAGGTGCACCAGCAGATCGTCAACGAGCCCTTCGTGACGCTCGGCGCCGAGGACCAGTTCGACGTCTTCGTCCGCATCGACGGCGGCGGCGTGACCGGTCAGGCCGGCGCCGTGCGCATGGGCCTCGCCCGTGCGCTGACCGCGCTGGACACCGAGACCAACCGCCCGCCGCTGAAGAAGGCCGGCTTCCTCACCCGCGACGCCCGGGAGAAGGAGCGCAAGAAGTACGGCCTCAAGAAGGCCCGCAAGGCTCCTCAGTACAGCAAGCGTTGA
- a CDS encoding DUF389 domain-containing protein: protein MLHLRIICPCDRSAEVTGMLESATGVTNVVVLPGAGRRPEGDVILFDVAREAANEVLTRLKELGVAEEGSIAVERVDLSLSRVAEEAEAEAPGAPEDAVIWDELAGQVSADARVTWAYLAFLVIATQLAAIGVLLPSLILIVGAMVLGPEFGAVAAVSFGLLRRDPRLMLAAARTLLIGFAVAIAVTCACALAVRGLGWIGPGSLNGHDEVTFIVKPDKWAFIVALLAGAAGVLSVTAGKSSALVGVFISVTTVPAAGYAAVAVALGRWQDVAGSATQLLVNIAGMAIAGTVTLLAQRFFWARYGLRIAPPPGRMRRNSSV from the coding sequence GTGCTGCATCTGAGGATCATCTGCCCGTGCGACCGCTCCGCCGAGGTCACCGGGATGCTGGAGTCCGCGACGGGGGTGACCAACGTCGTCGTGCTCCCGGGGGCGGGCCGCCGTCCCGAGGGCGACGTGATCCTCTTCGACGTGGCCAGGGAGGCCGCCAACGAGGTCCTGACCCGCCTGAAGGAGCTCGGCGTGGCCGAGGAGGGCTCGATCGCGGTGGAGCGGGTGGACCTGTCCCTGTCCCGGGTCGCCGAGGAGGCCGAGGCCGAGGCCCCCGGCGCGCCCGAGGACGCGGTGATCTGGGACGAGCTGGCCGGGCAGGTCTCGGCCGACGCCCGCGTCACGTGGGCGTACCTGGCGTTCCTCGTCATCGCCACGCAGCTCGCCGCCATCGGCGTGCTGCTCCCCTCGCTCATCCTCATCGTGGGCGCGATGGTCCTCGGGCCCGAGTTCGGTGCGGTGGCCGCCGTCTCGTTCGGCCTGCTGCGCCGGGACCCGCGGCTGATGCTGGCCGCCGCCCGCACGCTGCTGATCGGGTTCGCGGTCGCGATCGCCGTCACCTGCGCGTGCGCGCTCGCGGTGCGCGGGCTGGGATGGATCGGCCCCGGCAGCCTGAACGGGCACGACGAGGTGACCTTCATCGTGAAGCCGGACAAGTGGGCGTTCATCGTGGCGCTGCTCGCGGGGGCGGCCGGGGTGCTGTCGGTGACGGCGGGCAAGTCGTCCGCCCTGGTCGGCGTCTTCATCTCGGTCACCACCGTCCCGGCGGCCGGGTACGCGGCCGTCGCCGTCGCGCTCGGCAGGTGGCAGGACGTCGCGGGCTCGGCGACGCAGTTGCTGGTGAACATCGCGGGCATGGCGATCGCGGGCACGGTCACGCTGCTCGCGCAGCGGTTCTTCTGGGCCAGGTACGGCCTGCGTATCGCCCCACCCCCCGGGCGGATGAGGCGGAATTCCTCCGTCTGA
- the alr gene encoding alanine racemase: MATPAEARVDLSAIRHNVSVLREHSRAAEMMVAVKADAYGHGLVPCARAALQGGATRLGTAYVREALELRAAGITAPVLSWILTPDEPLDEALTADVELSAGAVWPVDAIVAAARRTGRTARIHLKADTGITRGGATARAWPELLDRALAAQAEGAVEIAGLWSHFACADIPGHPSIARQLAEFDEALAVADKAGVTGSHVLRHIANSAATVSLPGAHYDMVRPGIAVYGLSPIPELGDFGLRPAMTLTARVAMAKRVDAGTGVSYGHLYTTDRETTMALVPLGYADGVLRGATNRAEVLAAGRRRRVAGRVCMDQFMIDVGDDPIAEGDEVVLFGPGAHGEPTAQEWADSLGTITHEIVTRIGARVPRVHRETAPMEGAG, encoded by the coding sequence GTGGCCACGCCCGCCGAGGCCCGGGTCGACCTGTCGGCGATCAGGCACAACGTGTCGGTGCTGCGCGAGCACTCCCGCGCCGCCGAGATGATGGTCGCCGTCAAGGCCGACGCCTACGGCCACGGCCTGGTGCCCTGCGCCCGCGCCGCGCTCCAAGGCGGCGCCACCCGCCTCGGCACGGCCTACGTCCGCGAGGCCCTGGAGCTGCGCGCCGCCGGGATCACCGCGCCCGTCCTGTCCTGGATCCTCACGCCGGACGAGCCGCTGGACGAGGCGCTGACGGCGGACGTCGAGCTGTCCGCGGGAGCCGTCTGGCCGGTGGACGCGATCGTCGCCGCCGCGCGCAGGACCGGCCGCACCGCGCGGATCCACCTCAAGGCCGACACCGGCATCACCCGCGGCGGCGCCACCGCCCGCGCGTGGCCCGAGCTGCTGGACCGCGCGCTGGCCGCCCAGGCCGAGGGCGCCGTCGAGATCGCCGGGCTGTGGTCGCACTTCGCCTGCGCCGACATCCCGGGCCACCCCTCGATCGCCCGCCAGCTCGCCGAGTTCGACGAGGCCCTGGCCGTCGCCGACAAGGCCGGCGTCACCGGCTCGCACGTCCTGCGGCACATCGCCAACTCGGCCGCCACGGTCTCGCTGCCCGGCGCCCACTACGACATGGTCCGCCCCGGCATCGCCGTGTACGGGCTGAGCCCGATCCCCGAGCTCGGCGACTTCGGCCTGCGCCCGGCGATGACGCTCACCGCCCGCGTCGCCATGGCCAAGCGCGTGGACGCCGGCACCGGCGTCTCCTACGGGCACCTCTACACGACCGACCGCGAGACCACCATGGCCCTGGTGCCGCTCGGGTACGCCGACGGCGTGCTGCGCGGCGCCACCAACCGCGCGGAGGTCCTCGCCGCCGGCCGCCGCCGCAGGGTCGCGGGCCGGGTCTGCATGGACCAGTTCATGATCGACGTAGGGGACGACCCGATCGCCGAGGGGGACGAGGTCGTCCTGTTCGGACCGGGCGCCCACGGGGAGCCCACCGCTCAGGAATGGGCCGATTCCCTCGGCACGATCACTCATGAGATCGTGACGAGGATCGGTGCGCGCGTGCCGCGCGTTCACCGGGAGACGGCACCGATGGAAGGCGCCGGTTGA